From Anopheles maculipalpis chromosome X, idAnoMacuDA_375_x, whole genome shotgun sequence:
aacaaaactaCTGGTTTTAATAAAACCTAAAATCTCACTCCGTTCTACGAAAGGCAGGTATGTGTGCAGCACAAACAAACGGTCATATGGACACTTGACTAATTTGATTCCATTTTGCATAATCTTTTTGAAAGAAGAATGCGCGCCGCTAGAGAAACTGGAACGAAAATGCGACTCGATATTGCTCCTctcagtgcgtgtgtgtgcgtgcccCTACGGTTCCTAACCGTCCGGGGAAACAAGCactaatttttttccctgttttcTTGCTTATTCCTCTCGCTCTTTATAGCTTATAGCAGCCCTGTATAGCTTGTGCTTTCCCAAATCCTCTGGTTGGTTGCTCCTAAACACGGGAAATGACTAATTAACGTATTAGATTCGTTACGTCTAGTTCTAGTGTACGTatgtacctttttttcttttcttttctttttgtgcaatGGTTTCCGTAATAGAGTGCTGTGGCCCGTCAAGCGACTAAACGACGGGCCCGTTGcgcttttttctcgctttgtaaaataaacaacccTAGGAACAAAATCTCACTTCTCGCTATAGTGGGAAGCTCCTGTAGTGAGAAGCGAGATTTTATGCCTAGGGAACGGAAAGCGAAAGGCAACACCAGCTAATGGCACTTATCCGATTGACGATTCGTACACCGCGCGCTCGTACACCGCTATCCAGCGAGTAAAATCATGCTTCTCATTATAGTGAGAAGCATGATTTTGCTCGCTGGGTAACTTATAAAATATACACATGTACACGCACACGCGGTTCCATCCTGATGATGGACGGCGGGACTATCTAGCGATTAAAATCATGCCTCTTACTATAGTGTTAAGCATGATTTTGCTCCCTAGTAACAAAATcacacttctcactatagtatGCAGGTGTTCTCACTACGGTATTATTGTCGTGTATTGCCTTTTgtaaggattttttgtttgttaatttgcCGTTCAAGACATGTTCTATGCGTAAGGATATTCGAATGCTAATTTGAAGGGTACCGGAATTTTGTCGCCCTGGCGCACCTTACAAAAGAAggccgcgcgcgcgcgcttgtgTGCGAAATGATGCGTGTACAGGGTTGCAGGACATTACCGTCGGGCCTGATCACTATCCCGGATGTGTATGATTTCCCGCAGCAGATGCTTGATGTGATCGTACGTTGCGAAGCTGATGCCGACAGCTATCGGGCCCTTGATCCAGTTCATGCTTAATCCTTTGTAAAAGCCACCGATGAGTCCTTCCTCCCTGGTGAGGTGTGATTGAGTAATtattgatgcaaaaaaaaaagaagttcaaACAAGTGCTTACGTGACATACCTGTATATTTTGATTAGCGTTCGGCCAATGGTAAGGTACTGATCGGCGCACTGAGCCGTTACGCCGGTGGTTTGCATGCGCCGCCTCACAATGTCCAGCGGATAGCTAGACGATTGGCCAATTACGCCCGCGACCGCACCGAACGTGAGCGATATCACAGTGTTGGGAGATTTATCTCCCGTCCTTTCTGTGAAAcgtaacattaaaaaaaaacagaagaaaatctcAATCACAGGAAACAATTCGAACCACGCGGCCGCTCGGTTTGCTTACTGTAGTATTCGTTCTTGAGTGTATCGTACGTAAAAAACGAGGTACCGGCGTACGGTATCACACCGAGTATTGTCGCCCAATAGCCACGGTACAGTGTCCGTGGTCCTTCACACTGCCAGATCTTTACAAACACTTCGCGCAACGTTTTGTACCCGGAGTATTTGTCCGTCACTGCCATCCGGGCCCGGGCTAGATCGAGCGGATACGTTAGCGATTGAGATGTGATGCCTGCTAGCGAACCCGCTATAAATCGTCGTACTTCCGTGCTGGGGAAAAGCGATCGAAACACAATTAACTCTAAAGCACAGTACAGTGCAAGGATGTGGACGGGGTTTTAAACCTACTCTGAGTGCAGATCGACCTGCAACAGCTTCTTCCATTGCTCGTGCGCGGTAAACTGGATGGCGGAGTAGGGTATGATCCGTGCCATGGTAGCTGAATTACCACGCCACAGTGCCAGAAATCCTTCCCGCACGTACGTGTTGCGCAAAAAGCCAAGCGCTGCTCGGAACGTGTACGGGACGTCTTTGCTGCGGAAGGTAAGTAAGCAATATGAGATAATAGCATCACTTAGGGATATGTTTTCAAATAgatagtggaatattgcaagcccgttgtggaactttgcaCCCATACAGTGGAATTTTGCATTAACTGATGGGAAATTCGCATCGTTTGCTGTGGCAAAGGTTTAGAGAAGCAGTAAGCTTGAAATATTCCGCAATCCATTTGAACCTTTCGCGAATCAAAAGTTTCATGATATGCATTGAAACTTTGTATTACATACTATCAATCAAGTGTTGGGATATTATAGCTTACTTAATCTGGAAGTTGATTTTCGTTCGATCAAGCGGTGCAATAGTAGTTTTAGCCAGCGCACCGGCTGTCGCACCGGCCACCAAGCTTGTCAGCACTACATCTCGATTGTTAAGATTAGTGGGCCGGGTCGGCACCGGTTCCGATGCTTGTCGATTGTTCGTTGACATGTCTGGAAATTAATAATGGGAACTTCATAATATGCCGTGTAATATCTTGTTTCtagtttaagttttttttttgccggtctacaagaaagaaaagcaatttgAACTTTGTTTTGTCTCTCCCGCTGAGACGAGCTGAAAGCGGCAAAAGAAACTAGCGCAGACGAGCGCTACACTAAACACTAATGCCCAACAAAACTAGGCACAAGCACGTGCCGCTTCCACCTTTGACCCGCTTCCGGCAAACCCGCGGACCGTAACCATCTTGATTGCATTGCGCTACGATTGATTGCGATTTGTGGCGCGGGGACTTTGATAGAGGTGCCTGCACACATTGGTGCACAACATTGTGCAAAGCAGATCCGCTTGCCACGCTGATAAGACATGCCCGCTCGCCTTACCTCGCACTGCATCCGCTGCTGCCGTCGTCCGGCTGCTGGTGAGTTGACGGGCGGGAAGCAGTTCGCCACCGAGCGTGTTGGAGGTGGTGGCACGcatgcaaacaataaaaaaaaacacgatactACActaacagcaaaacaacacaaaagctTCAATAACAAGGTGTCCTAAAAATTgcgaaccaaacaaaaaaaaatggcgtattaaaaaaaaggtaataatTGCAACGAGAGCAATGCATTCCTTACCTAGGTAAAAGTTGTAATCTATAAATTAGAGCATACAGCTTCACAGCATCGTCGGGATGGTTACGGTGCGCTGCATTATCCGCCGCTCGGCTGTCGTTTTCGGAACGGGGCCTGCTGCTGTTCTCGGCTCGAAATGCATCGAGCGGAAAAAAGGTTAATCTCACCCCCGGGCAGGGAGGGGCGAGGGGTTTGCCACTAACTTGTGTAGCAGGTGGACGGGTAGTGTTAAACCTGTTTCCTGTTTGATGTCCCGATGGGATTGGCGATGACGTCCTTCAGGCAGGTCAACTTCCGCAGCCAGAGAGGGATTGAATCtacaaagaaagaaatcaaattaaataaaacagttaATAGCTGTGCCGTTGAAACCGGATTCAAACCATCTCTTGTTTGTGTGGttggacagaaaaaaaaacatccaaagcCAATGGCCTCACGGCCCTGATGATACCAACAAAGATACACACTGCGTACAGTCTTGCTCACAGCTGAAGGGCTTCCACATCGCACGTGCGTGCAGCATTATATGTGTGTTCGGGGGTGGGTGGGGTAGAGATGAGCAGGCAGACACACATCAACACCCCGGGGGTAACGGTCATATTTCGTCAACGCAGATTACGATACCACGGAACGCTTCCTAACCGTGTCGCGTCAATCGGCGAAGGTCAAATTCCATTTCCTTCTCAACCCTGACTGAGACAAGCAATGCCAtttacgtgtatgtgtgtgtgtctgtttgtgccGTGAACGCATAAGAACACATGTATAAATGTATCATAAGTCGGATAACTTTTTTTACGCACGCATCAGTGCGCCCCACGgcaaattcaaaaaatttttgttttctccagcCGCGAAACTAACACGATGGCTCGCGaatacgtgtgcgtgtgtgcgaatTAGTGGTGGGAACTCCGGAGTTGATTTAGGAATCCAATCCGACTCCAACGTATAAAAACCGGATTCAATTCCGGGGTATATCCGGAGCTTAACTCTGCAGTCAACTGCGGATTCAACTGAAGGTTACTCCGGAGTCAACTGCGGATTACGCCGAAGGCTGCTTCGGATTCAAACCCGAATTCACTGTCGACTCCGTAGTAATTCCTGTGTCGCCTCCGCAtcctccaaaaacaaacaaaataaaatttgctcTGTAACACAACCATTTGCTTTGCCATACGTCCGCCCAATTGATTTCGCTTCTCCGTTTACATGCGTCATGTTTTGGAGAACACCCTTCGGCATGGGGCAGAGGTGCGTGGCACAGTTAAACATATTTGGGGCTAGCAAACCAACTTTAAGACACATTTCCCCTAGTCTACTTTGCTACCATGCTCCGGAGTAAACTCCGGAATTTTGGATTAGTCCGACTCCGGAAAAAAATTAGGATGTACCCATCACTAACTAGTGCGAATAAATTCCAACACATGCGATACAAGCTAAAAATAGCACCAATAATAAAGAATTATGCTCATCATGGCTGGTAAACACAATTCAAGCCGAAGCATTCTGAACAAATATTTTGCGAAAGAATTATGATTTGAACCAAAACATAAAGACCTCACATAAAGTAAATTTTTCACCGCATTTCTTCCAATTCATCTCAGGAAGATACGAAAACAGGTGTATCGGTATGATTTTCGAACTGACGATTGTTTCCTCTCACCATTAATTACTCATTTCCTGCAAGTAGCATCCACTCACACGTTGCTTCCTTTCGAGGTCGCAAAACGTTGATTACATAAAGCCGTTGCTAGTGTCCGCATGCACAGAAAACGGTGTAATAAAAACTGAAAGTGCAAAACGGGGGGTTTGGAACTCCACAACGGACAATGTTCAATACGCacttgtgtgatttttttggcCTAACGATACTAATACGTGGCCAATTTTGAGTGGGTGCGGGTGTGGGAAATAGGTTGTTCTTCGTCCTTAAACGAAATAGAAACGTACTGAAATTGCTGGTGGAATTGCCGCGCGCACTCCTATAGGATGCTGGTATCAACGCCGGCCACTTGACACACTCTACTGGTTATGGCGATGGCACACGTTTTGCTGTGTTGTTATCAGTGGGCACAAATACACGCACACTGGGGGGAGGGACTGTGTGATGCGTATCCTCTCGGTTATACGTACGTGAATGCTCCGTTTTTTACAGTTTCTACAGTCGGTTGCTGCAAACACGCATCACTAGTGTAACCTTTGGCTTTGTTTGGTGGGTGTTGCAGTGATGCGCAAATGTGTTTTTAGCAACAACCGACCGATCCGATGGCGTTCTCGTGGTGGCCGATAGGGAATGCTAGCCGTACTGCCGGATGGCGAGCGTTTGCGGAGGCACCGGAGACCGATCCGCCAAAACggtaaacaacacacacaaacgagatCCGCTCCGGAAGAATGATTGTATCAACCGCTTTTCTCCCACCCAGTTTGATGCTGGCGTTACAGCGATGTAATAGTGTGCGCTCCTACAGAATGGGGAAGAAATTGTAAATATAACCTGTCGTCCTACCCGTACCCGTGTGCCTGCACCATCCGTTACAATCGTCCGACGTTgttgctgcttgctgctgcttccacACACCTGACAGCTGATTTTGACAGCTCCGTTTCGCGCACGGTTGAAtgagtgtatgtatgtatgtgtgaagGTGCGTCAATAGAAAATTTGTTGCATAAAACCTGAACCCCAAACATTCATTTTCCGTGTTTGTAAAAACccatttttcaatgttttaaaatatattttcatacATGACCATCGCCACTCTGAATTATAATTCGCGATAGAACTCTAATTGACAATACGCACGCGACAGAAACGAATAATTAACAAATAACCGAGCTAAACTTCTCTGCTACTGCGATTTGTCCCGTTGTTCGTTCGGTTCCGTTTTGTTCGTCATACGCTGCCACAATGCTTTTGCTGCCTGTAtttgcaataacaaaaatcatcatcatcatcatcatcccaaaAGCAAACGGAAATATTCGCCAAAATTTACTTACAATCACAACCGGCAAATCTTTACGCTCGTAGTCCGAAACGAGCGCTTTGTTGTGCTGCAGTGAGTCCCATGCCCAGTGCAGACCGATCAGCGATGGAACCATTACGATCGTAACGAGGTTACGCgatacaaacatttttatcTTCTGCATGATGGTTTGCTACTATCCGGCCGGTACTCGTCGAGAACAGGTTTTTGTTAAGCGAATACCCCTGTTTTAAATGCGCTTGTTGTAGAGAATTAAAGATGGTTTATTCTTCttcatataaaatattaagTAAAGTTTTCTTTGAAACTCGTACTCGATATGGAATTTCACAATCCTGTTTCACTACAGCTTTGCAGCAAACACTTACGCCCGATAGCACGCCAAGGAAAGGTTGAATGCAGCTCACTGGAGGTTTAGGTTGATCTGTAGATAAGTTCGTAACGTTCAACCGGTGGCAGTCGGCATGCCCCGTGAAATTTAATTCGGTTTGGCACCACTCTGTGCGTTTTAGGTTTGTGGTAAAGCGCAAATTCTTTcggatgttttgtttacctttttttacgCACGAAAAATACAGCTGACAATCGGTTGACGTGTTACAGCCAAGCAGATACAGTACGTCTATGAGGGGTGGTTCGAGGGTTGAAGCTGTACGAACGGAATGGCGGtcgaatgaattcaaaataacTCGTTATTTGAATTCTTATTTACTTTTAGAATGTGTTTTAATGTAGAAACGAACTTAATTTACCCGTATTTCTGTATACAAAATCGCATAAACATTCTACTTGTTGCTTTGTATGCGAAAactatgccttttttttagcaattattcgtaaagaataaattttttaGCATTTCTAAAGGCAACATTTTGCTTCCAGCTGTTGGTTGTATCGGTATTGATGCACCACATCACATCAGGATGCATATGCTGACTTAAATCGTTTTTAATAGTTCGCAACTGTGATTacagccaagaagaacaaatGTTGGAGATGCACATctaattcatattttattttccgatTGGGGAAACTATCtcgaaattataaattttgcacaggaaaacattcaaattgaTTGCAAGCATGTTCGAAATATGCTCCATACATCAGTTTTTTCATGATACAAAGAATGTTTAcacttgttttgctttgccttCTAATCGATTTAAACACGAATCAATAATCGTTTAGCCTTACTAAAGCTTACAAATAATGCGTCACGTATTACGACCTTGtttgctttccctttcctACCCAATTCAgcattttgtttacattcgaATTAAACGACCAAAGCAACAGGCCTATCCGGCATTCGATTTGTGCGTTTTCTACCCAAAGCGTCCACGTGTGCGAAAATTCGCGTAAAATGCTGCTCCGCTGGTAAAATCCATCAGCGGAACTGGAAAACCCGCCGTTACTTTcggcacgtgtgtgtgtgtgtaaacgcgcgtttgtgtgcaggcaccaccaccaccacactgaCGCATCGTCGCGCGTACGCACACGCCGTCACTACATCGCCCGGAAACCGGACCGAGCTGGAATGCGCTCCCTTTCGCGTGACGTTTCATTCGAGGCCGTCAACAGATGACTCGCTCCGCCTTTACGGTATCATCTTGCCAACGCGAAGATACGGGTTCGCTATCAACTGCTAGCGCTCAGATAATCAACACACCGCCCGGAACGTTATCGTTCGTTGTGCCTTAACCGTGGGGCAAGCAGTGCAGGCCGCTTCTTATCTTAGCGGCGGTGTAAAAACAGTGATTTtgtgcgcgtgtttgtgtgtgtttacattcAGGAGATAGGGAAAGCCCTATTTGCAACAGTGTCCAGAAGCGGCGACCTCCATCAATCAACATTCGGCCGAGATACGTGCAATCAGAGTGAAACACCGTCCACCAGGTAGGTCAAGTCAAGTTTGCCGGACTCCTAGATTGCCGGAAGTAGATGTCTCATTTTACCAATATAATTAAGATAGCGAAGCGCCGTCCCGTGGCTGGATGTTATTCAGAATCCGGCAGGTTTTCCAGCGAATACTTCAGACATCAAATTTGCGTACGTCAAGCTAGTTAGTCAAGATCCCCCGGTACAACGTACGGTGATGATGTCATCCCCGTCCGATGATTTCTCTTCGTTTTTCTCATTAAGTTAATGTGTGTATCTAACGAGaattcacacacaaatgcacTAGGCCGAAGATGGTAATATTCTCAAGCGAGTCAGGGGAATcgcgaaacataaaaaaaccccactataaaataaatacccCGACTCCTCTGTGAAGTTGACACAGCACTGGGCTTGCTACAAGGcactcacatacactcacaacGAGCATCAACTATCAAATTGGTGACCGAAACCCCCGTGCAACAAGCACATGCCTCCAGCACCGGATGGTTGGCCTCCCCCAAAGGGGTTGAgtgattgcaaaaaaaaggccaatgATTCGCCATTTTGCTCCCTCAGTCATGCCGTTTAGTACAAAACAAGCGACAAGATACTTTGGGTTCAATAGATACTGCTGCAGAGAATCGGGGGGTTTTGATTTGCCACATTGAAATTTAGATCCAATTTGGCACTTCAATAGGcccaaaaccaacaacaacatcagcaaaacAGCACGCTGCCCCGTTTAGCACCTTCCCCGTTATTGATTACACACGGTCCGGATACATTGCATCCGTCCCCATTCCGCTTTCTTACAGGCTCCGCAAATGGCTGCGCAAAATCGTACTGCCCGCAAGCGAGTAGTGCCCGCTTTCTGCCTTTGGCTATTTGACTCTTTCCTGCCTACACTGTTCGCCGAAGCGGGTCTGACCCGGGTGCGGAGACGGGTTGAAGCGATCCCCTGATTCACGTTCCAAATTTCGTATTTGGTTCCGCACAGGGTATAGCAATGCATCACTTTCAAGATGAGCTTGAGGGCACACACCACTCTTACGATTGGATCTCGATATTTTCTTGTTTGACTCAATGACCTAATAATATGACATGTCTGCCATGTGTAGAGTAATGCAAACAGGCGCGCTATATTGGGTGTGTTAGGCCGAGGTTTAAGTTTAACTCGTGGAGGAACAATAATATTACGCTCAGCTGTCTTAATTCAGGTGTTAATGAATTCACCTTTCGCTTGCTTTGATGTATGTAGTCTAATCAACACTTTTCCTTAAGTTGAGCTTGCTTGTGAACTACTCTTTATCTCTGGTCCTTACACGACAGGACAAGGAAtcatatcccatccggactgttctCTCTTAGTGAGACCTTAACTGTACAGCTCCGTGGAATCAACAAGTATAATAAGACATTCTATGGCTGACGTTACCAAGTGGGCTGTTACAGTAAGAAGAAGTAATGGAAGGCGTTATCTCTTAGACCATGAGCCTCGCAAAGATGGATGAAGACAACTTACTATGACGATCCAAATGTTTAGATTTTAAAACCACCGGAGCGCAAAGGTAAACAAATTTGCAATGTCCAGATAAGGCGACGTATAGCTGCACATCGAGGCATCACTTCATCCCCTAGGAATGCTCTCAATCCTGCTCATGTACAACGATGACTGGAttgttcgttttgtgtgtgatgatgAGTACCTGTGAAGTACCTCACAAGTATCTCTAGAAGAACTCTAGAGAACTATAGATCAGGTGGGATTAGATTCGTGTACATCAATCAATCATCTTAGACATCTTAGCAATAGGGGTCATTTTTTAGAATGCATCTTAAGAATAGaacattcaaataaaaaaatacggtAAGCTTGTCTGTAACCTGATCCTTACCAAGTTGCTCACCCCTGTGACACCTTCACCGAGCAGCAACGCTTCGTCCGCCTCAATAACAAGTTAGAATTTTTGAAGGTTACGAGCCCTCCCGCACCGCTCCAATACCCGAAACGAATGAACCACCTTTGGTACCTTTCTTGCCGTTTTGTTATGCACCTCTTGAAGAGTATGCGTTTGTTATGATTTTCTACAATACttgggtgtgtttgtatatatgCTTCAGCTGCAATCAGCATGGCATAACCGGGTGCAACACAACAGAGTCGCGAATTGTTCCTCActcaaaaagagaaaaaaatgctaaaactAACACGCGAATATTTGctataaaacataaacagcTACAAGCTATGTTACCGCGTAGCTTTATCTCCTTCCTCCCGTACGGTTTCAGCCATCATTGGTCCTCGCCTAGATAGAGCGATTGGTTGAATTTCCCGCCATTAGGCTCTACGCTGGAATGTGCGAAATTAATCGTCCATGCGGTTGCGGTGCATCACGGCAGTACGTTTTTCTTAGTGAACCGTGTtgtgttttgaatgttttttttgctttagtaGTTGTAGGTTCAATTTGCCGCGCACCACACGACGACCACATTTTTTGCCGGCTGGTACGTTGGACCTGGTACGGAAATGGAGGTTTACCGTGTGCCGCGTTTTGGAACACCCGACTGTAAATGCATCGTACAGCGTGGCAACCCCCTTTtgggaatgcaaaaaaaaaaagacgaacgaACTAACATGTTTGATGAATGATGAATATTGAAATAGGGGAAGCAAACGGGAACAACA
This genomic window contains:
- the LOC126558855 gene encoding mitochondrial coenzyme A transporter SLC25A42 gives rise to the protein MRATTSNTLGGELLPARQLTSSRTTAAADAVRDMSTNNRQASEPVPTRPTNLNNRDVVLTSLVAGATAGALAKTTIAPLDRTKINFQINKDVPYTFRAALGFLRNTYVREGFLALWRGNSATMARIIPYSAIQFTAHEQWKKLLQVDLHSDTEVRRFIAGSLAGITSQSLTYPLDLARARMAVTDKYSGYKTLREVFVKIWQCEGPRTLYRGYWATILGVIPYAGTSFFTYDTLKNEYYKRTGDKSPNTVISLTFGAVAGVIGQSSSYPLDIVRRRMQTTGVTAQCADQYLTIGRTLIKIYREEGLIGGFYKGLSMNWIKGPIAVGISFATYDHIKHLLREIIHIRDSDQARR
- the LOC126561643 gene encoding uncharacterized protein LOC126561643, with product MQKIKMFVSRNLVTIVMVPSLIGLHWAWDSLQHNKALVSDYERKDLPVVIAAKALWQRMTNKTEPNEQRDKSQ